One segment of Setaria viridis chromosome 4, Setaria_viridis_v4.0, whole genome shotgun sequence DNA contains the following:
- the LOC117853286 gene encoding alpha-1,3-arabinosyltransferase XAT3, with protein sequence MKTRSSARGEPRRLGNVALLALMLCSVVALSLIRGRFAPIVTSAGDAIKSEDTSAAVSKEAVNIDAGDGADEAAAEAAAAEEKDKEAQPKPAGASGGAVKPVCYETSRRSDTCEAAGDVRLMGSSQTVYVDTLDREWKTKPYCRKHDNFALSHVKEWTLKPLPSGAAPQCTVNSSATAFVLSTGGFTGNPFHDYTDVLIPAFITAHPFRGEVQFLVSSYKSWWVNRYIQIFQQMSRYDVVDIDADDEVRCYRNVVVGPTFHRELGVDASKTPSGYSTANFRKMLRDAFGLERATATPSGDQWDIRRRPRLLIISRRPARGRAFMNERAMADMAASLGFDVRIGEPDTSTDTSKFARLVNSCDVMVGVHGAGLTNMVFLPAGAVVVQVVPYGRLEWLARNTFAEPSAGMEVHYLEYAVQLDETTLSEQYPSDHPVLRDPMVIHKQGWNALKTTYLDKQNVRPHLGRLKKTFLQALKMLPHGRDD encoded by the exons atgaAGACTCGGAGCTCCGCGAGGGGGGAGCCGAGGCGGCTCGGGAATGTGGCTCTCCTGGCCCTCATGCTCTGCTCCGTCGTCGCACTCTCCCTCATCCGGGGGAGGTTCGCCCCAATCG TTACCAGTGCCGGAGACGCCATCAAATCCGAGGACACATCGGCGGCGGTGAGCAAGGAGGCTGTCAACATtgacgccggcgacggggccgacgaggccgccgcggaagctgctgctgcgg AGGAGAAAGACAAGGAGGCCCAGCCCAAGCCCGCCGGAgcctccggcggcgccgtgAAGCCGGTGTGCTACGAGACGAGCCGGCGCTCCGACACCtgcgaggcggccggcgacgtgCGCCTGATGGGGAGCAGCCAGACGGTGTACGTCGACACGCTGGACCGGGAGTGGAAGACCAAGCCGTACTGCCGGAAGCACGACAACTTCGCGCTGTCTCACGTCAAGGAGTGGACCCTCAAGCCGCTCCcctccggcgcggcgccgcAGTGCACGGTCAACAGCTCGGCCACCGCGTTCGTGCTCTCCACCGGCGGGTTCACGGGCAACCCGTTCCACGACTACACGGACGTGCTGATCCCGGCGTTCATCACGGCACACCCCTTCCGCGGCGAGGTGCAGTTTCTGGTGAGCAGCTACAAGTCGTGGTGGGTGAACCGGTACATCCAGATCTTCCAGCAGATGAGCCGGTACGATGTGGTGGACATtgacgccgacgacgaggtcCGGTGCTACCGCAACGTGGTGGTGGGGCCGACGTTCCACCGGGAGCTTGGCGTGGATGCGTCCAAGACGCCGTCGGGCTACTCCACGGCCAACTTCCGCAAGATGCTGCGCGACGCGTTCGGGCTGGagcgcgcgacggcgacgccgagcgGCGACCAGTGGGAcatccggcgccgcccgcgcctgcTGATCATCTCGCGGCGCCCCGCCCGCGGGCGCGCGTTCATGAACGAGCGCGCGATGGCGGACATGGCGGCGAGCCTCGGGTTCGACGTGCGGATCGGGGAGCCCGACACGAGCACGGACACGTCCAAGTTTGCACGGCTGGTGAACTCGTGCGACGTGATGGTGGGCGTGCACGGCGCGGGGCTGACCAACATGGTGTtcctgccggccggcgccgtggTGGTGCAGGTGGTGCCGTACGGGCGGCTGGAGTGGCTGGCCCGGAACACGTTCGCGGAGCCGTCGGCGGGGATGGAGGTCCACTACCTGGAGTACGCGGTGCAGCTGGACGAGACGACACTGAGCGAGCAGTACCCGAGCGACCACCCGGTGCTGAGGGATCCCATGGTCATCCACAAGCAGGGGTGGAACGCACTCAAGACCACGTACCTGGACAAGCAGAACGTGCGGCCGCACCTGGGCCGCCTCAAGAAAACCTTCCTCCAGGCGCTCAAGATGCTGCCGCACGGCCGGGACGATTAG